One window of the Piliocolobus tephrosceles isolate RC106 chromosome 17, ASM277652v3, whole genome shotgun sequence genome contains the following:
- the NME4 gene encoding nucleoside diphosphate kinase, mitochondrial isoform X1: MGGLFWRSALRGLRCGPRARDPSLLARPSSGGPSWTRERTLVAVKPDGVQRRLVGDVIQRFERRGFTLVGMKMLQAPESVLAEHYQDLRRKPFYPALIRYMSSGPVVAMVWEGYNVVRASRAMIGHTDSAEAAPGTIRGDFSMHISRNVIHASDSVEGAQREIQLWFQSSELVSWADGGQHSSIHSA; this comes from the exons ATGGGCGGCCTCTTCTGGCGCTCCGCGCTGCGGGGCCTGCGCTGCGGCCCGCGGGCCCGGGACCCGAGCCTGCTCGCGCGCCCCAGCTCGG GAGGGCCCTCCTGGACCCGGGAACGGACCCTGGTGGCAGTGAAGCCAGATGGGGTGCAACGGCGGCTCGTTGGGGACGTGatccagcgctttgagaggcggGGCTTCACGCTGGTGGGGATGAAGATGCTGCAG GCACCAGAGAGCGTCCTTGCCGAGCACTACCAGGACCTGCGGAGGAAGCCCTTCTACCCTGCCCTCATCCGCTACATGAGCTCTGGACCGGTGGTGGCCATG GTCTGGGAAGGGTACAATGTTGTCCGCGCCTCCAGGGCCATGATTGGACACACTGATTCGGCTGAGGCTGCCCCAGGAACCATAAGGGGTGACTTCAGCATGCACATCAGCAG GAACGTCATCCATGCCAGCGACTCCGTGGAGGGGGCCCAGCGGGAGATCCAGCTGTGGTTCCAGAGCAGTGAGCTGGTGAGCTGGGCAGACGGGGGCCAGCACAGCAGCATCCACTCAGCCTGA
- the NME4 gene encoding nucleoside diphosphate kinase, mitochondrial isoform X2: MKMLQAPESVLAEHYQDLRRKPFYPALIRYMSSGPVVAMVWEGYNVVRASRAMIGHTDSAEAAPGTIRGDFSMHISRNVIHASDSVEGAQREIQLWFQSSELVSWADGGQHSSIHSA, encoded by the exons ATGAAGATGCTGCAG GCACCAGAGAGCGTCCTTGCCGAGCACTACCAGGACCTGCGGAGGAAGCCCTTCTACCCTGCCCTCATCCGCTACATGAGCTCTGGACCGGTGGTGGCCATG GTCTGGGAAGGGTACAATGTTGTCCGCGCCTCCAGGGCCATGATTGGACACACTGATTCGGCTGAGGCTGCCCCAGGAACCATAAGGGGTGACTTCAGCATGCACATCAGCAG GAACGTCATCCATGCCAGCGACTCCGTGGAGGGGGCCCAGCGGGAGATCCAGCTGTGGTTCCAGAGCAGTGAGCTGGTGAGCTGGGCAGACGGGGGCCAGCACAGCAGCATCCACTCAGCCTGA